The following are from one region of the Bacteroidota bacterium genome:
- a CDS encoding lipase family protein: protein SLFVSCSKEENNEGNKEEPSYLVSSNVKYAFGEANVEAAFSMPGVEEAVKNGIVTYKIEYKTKYNNEDIIASGTLTLPDAQGSYPLALIERGTILSNGDAPSEGTMPKYEALAGMGYIVFVPDMIGYGSSKDVLHPYFDYEYTATASVDMYYAVNEYLDSKENATTTANDKFFITGYSQGGYSAMATYKYIEENNDDINVTAVGPGAGGYNVMSIVDNVLKEDVYPATILLAMPMVTYNELYAKRPLSDLFNAPYDAQIQEVIDGEKEWADIAYSLPTVIKELFKPELVDKLKNGESTFLTQAIIDNSVHDWAPSKPLVMYHYRPDEIIPIETTRSTLETMQSNGAVNVGCFEIPQELVTSENQWGAHGAAGFPAILLAFNQFGQY from the coding sequence TCTTTGTTTGTTTCGTGTTCAAAAGAAGAAAATAATGAAGGCAATAAAGAAGAACCTTCTTATCTGGTTTCATCGAATGTAAAATATGCATTTGGCGAGGCAAATGTTGAAGCTGCATTTTCTATGCCCGGAGTGGAAGAAGCTGTGAAAAATGGTATAGTTACGTATAAAATAGAGTATAAGACAAAATATAACAATGAAGATATTATAGCTTCGGGGACTTTAACATTGCCCGATGCACAGGGAAGCTATCCCTTAGCTCTAATTGAAAGGGGAACGATTTTAAGTAATGGTGATGCTCCTTCAGAGGGTACTATGCCTAAGTATGAAGCTTTGGCGGGTATGGGATATATAGTTTTTGTACCGGATATGATTGGTTATGGTTCTTCTAAAGATGTGTTGCACCCGTATTTTGATTATGAATACACAGCTACGGCAAGTGTTGACATGTATTATGCTGTAAACGAATATCTTGATTCTAAAGAAAACGCAACAACAACTGCTAATGATAAATTTTTCATAACAGGCTATTCTCAGGGGGGATATTCGGCTATGGCAACATATAAATATATTGAAGAAAATAACGATGATATTAATGTAACAGCTGTTGGCCCGGGAGCGGGTGGATACAACGTAATGTCGATTGTTGATAATGTATTGAAAGAGGATGTTTATCCGGCAACGATATTACTTGCAATGCCAATGGTAACTTATAACGAATTGTATGCAAAGAGACCTTTGTCTGATCTTTTTAACGCTCCTTACGATGCGCAGATTCAGGAAGTAATTGACGGGGAAAAAGAATGGGCTGACATAGCATACTCTTTGCCAACAGTAATAAAAGAACTGTTCAAGCCTGAATTAGTTGATAAACTAAAAAACGGAGAGAGTACATTTTTAACCCAGGCTATTATAGATAACAGTGTTCATGACTGGGCACCAAGTAAACCTCTTGTTATGTATCATTATCGTCCTGATGAGATTATACCGATAGAAACAACCAGATCAACTTTAGAAACAATGCAAAGTAATGGTGCAGTAAATGTGGGATGTTTTGAGATTCCACAAGAGCTTGTAACCAGCGAAAATCAATGGGGAGCACATGGAGCTGCCGGTTTTCCTGCTATTTTATTGGCTTTTAATCAGTTTGGGCAATATTAG